ACAGCAGTCAGTGCATCCGGATTAATCTGTGCCACAAATACGCTGTCAACAAGGTTATACATTGCCTGGATAAGCATTGATATAACTATAGGAAGCGACATTGTAACAAGCAGCTTGTTTACGGGCATTACGCCCATCTTGTTTTCTTTTGTCTGTTCCAATTTTCTTTTCTTTCCTTTATTCTTCTCTTTATTTCTTTTAATTCAGTATACCATAAATCCACGCATTTTGCAAGCCGCATACACGAAAATCGTCCGTAAAATCTTATTGACCCCACCGCCTTATTGTGATACAATAGCAGTATATAAGCTTAGAAAGGAGTAGAATATGAACGATATAAAAGCAGTGCTGTTCGACCTTGACGGCACTCTGCTCGACTCGATGTACGTCTGGCAGTACGTTGACGAGGAATTTCTGCGCAGACGTGGCATAACTCCGCCCGATGATTACGGCAGGCAATGCAGCCACCGCTCTTTTTACGAAACAGCATTGTACACAATAGATCTTTTCAGTCTTCCCGAAACGCCCGAACAGCTTATGCAGGAATGGACAGATCTCGCCATAGACGAATACCGCCACAACGTAAAACTAAAACCCTTCGCTCGTGAAACGGTTGAGCTTGCTCTGAAAAACGGTTACAAGACCGCCGTATGCACCTCACAGACCCCCGAACTTTACACTCCCGTACTTCATCACACAGGACTGTGGGGAATGTTTGAAACGATAAGCTCCGCCGCCGTTTTCGGCAAAGGCAAACAGTACCCCGATATATATCTCGATACCGCAAAAACGCTCGGCGTACCGCCCGAAAACTGCATTATGCTCGATGACGTATCCGCTTCTCTCAAAGCCGCAAGGCAGGCAGGTA
This window of the [Eubacterium] siraeum genome carries:
- a CDS encoding HAD family phosphatase; this encodes MNDIKAVLFDLDGTLLDSMYVWQYVDEEFLRRRGITPPDDYGRQCSHRSFYETALYTIDLFSLPETPEQLMQEWTDLAIDEYRHNVKLKPFARETVELALKNGYKTAVCTSQTPELYTPVLHHTGLWGMFETISSAAVFGKGKQYPDIYLDTAKTLGVPPENCIMLDDVSASLKAARQAGMMTIGIIEPLSSQSPEEMELYSDKLVKQLDKDIFTF